In Dunckerocampus dactyliophorus isolate RoL2022-P2 chromosome 14, RoL_Ddac_1.1, whole genome shotgun sequence, one DNA window encodes the following:
- the oga gene encoding protein O-GlcNAcase isoform X3 — MQQKWGLNTYLYAPKDDYKHRMFWRELYSVEEAEQLMMLIGAAKEHGIEFIYAISPGLDITFSNQKEVSALKRKLDQVTHFGCKSFALLFDDIDHNMCPADKEVFSSFAHAQVSITNEIYQYLGEPETFLFCPTEYCGTFCYPSVSQSPYLHTVGEKLLPGIDILWTGPKVVSKDITVESIEEVSKILRRAPVIWDNIHANDYDQKRLFLGPYKGRSTELIPRLKGVLTNPNCEFESNFVAIHTLATWYKSNMNGVRKDVVMTDGEDSTVSIQIKLENEGSDEELETDMLYSPQLALKLALTEWLGEFGVPHQYNSRQVPQSGAKSTAIEVSSMAAPSLCSATTVTTVFQQPIMSPAMPPHCLEPHPMAKTQQEEEVEVEKKDSDEEPMEMVVEKQDEADAEEKHEGAVLADKMAEDLKPMDTDKESVAESKSSEESIQEDSGSDIAPMQTDDQLKQDVFVPGPNEKPLFTVEPLSIEDLSLLAELFYLPYEHGPKAMQMLKEFNWLRANSSVVSVNCKRKETEKVAEWQLRAEKFEDMCCSVIQMFTRLSNTANRTILYDLYPYIWDIKSIISMVKSFVQWLDGRIHSTSFYCYWIDSGRWCRSQSSAQFPKGDQEPWAFRGGLAGEFQRLLPIDGANDLFYQPPPSMPTSKIYSMRPYFAKDEASVYKICKEMYYEGMEDAPSSDQDPDLIGDKLVGGLLSVSPDYGFVLEDDEGICGYAVGTVDVKPFIKKCQMSWIPFMQEKYNKPDGQKDLTEAEKMILSFHEEEEGLPDSFLSNFPSLIKVDIHAKVTDPSVAKSMMGCLLSSLKANGSHGAFCKVRQTDKRMLDFYSKLGCFEVAKMEGFPKDVIIMGRSL, encoded by the exons at gcagcaaaaatggggttTGAATACGTACCTTTACGCCCCCAAAGATGACTACAAACATAGAATGTTCTGGAGGGAGTTGTACTCCGTGGAGGAAGCAG AGCAACTGATGATGCTAATTGGTGCCGCCAAAGAGCACGGGATTGAGTTCATCTATGCCATTTCCCCTGGACTCGACATCACCTTCTCCAATCAGAAAGAGGTTTCTGCACTCAAGAGGAAACTGGACCAG GTGACTCACTTTGGTTGCAAGTCATTTGCCTTACTCTTTGACGACATCGACCACAACATGTGCCCTGCTGACAAGGAGGTGTTCAGCTCTTTTGCACATGCTCAGGTTTCCATCACCAATGAAATCTACCAGTACCTAGGAGAGCCTGAaacctttcttttttgtccaacAG AGTACTGTGGAACCTTCTGCTACCCAAGTGTCTCTCAGTCTCCCTATCTGCACACAGTAGGAGAGAAGCTGCTGCCTGGCATTGACATTCTCTGGACAG GACCCAAGGTGGTGTCCAAAGACATCACAGTGGAGTCTATAGAGGAAGTATCCAAGATTCTCAGAAGAGCACCGGTGATCTGGGACAACATCCATGCCAACGACTATGACCAGAAGAGGCTTTTCTTGGGTCCCTACAAGGGTCGCTCCACAGAGCTTATCCCCAGATTAAAGGGTGTCCTCACAAACCCCAACTGCGAGTTTGAGTCCAACTTTGTTGCGATCCACACGCTGGCCACCTGGTACAAGTCGAACATGAACGGTGTGCGCAAGGATGTGGTCATGA CGGATGGTGAGGACAGCACAGTTTCCATTCAGATTAAGTTGGAGAATGAGGGCAGTGATGAAGAACTGGAGACAGACATGCTGTACAGCCCTCAGCTCGCTCTCAAGCTCGCTCTTACCGAGTGGCTTGGAGAATTTGGTGTGCCTCATCAGTACAACA GCCGACAGGTGCCTCAAAGCGGGGCCAAAAGTACAGCTATTGAAGTGTCATCCATGGCCGCTCCGTCTCTTTGCTCCGCTACCACGGTGACGACGGTGTTCCAACAGCCTATAATGTCTCCAGCCATGCCGCCTCATTGCCTGGAACCACACCCTatggcaaaaacacagcaggaaGAAGAG GTGGAGGTAGAGAAGAAGGATTCAGATGAGGAGCCAATGGAGATGGTAGTCGAGAAGCAGGATGAGGCTGATGCAGAAGAGAAACATGAGGGTGCAGTCTTGGCTGACAAGATGGCTGAAGACCTTAAGCCCATGGATACTGACAAGGAAAGCGTAGCAGAGTCCAAGTCTTCAGAAGAGTCCATACAGGAGGACTCTGGGAGTGACATTGCCCCTATGCAGACAGACGATCAACTCAAACAG GATGTGTTTGTGCCCGGTCCAAATGAAAAGCCCCTGTTCACAGTGGAGCCACTCTCCATTGAGGACCTAAGCCTGCTGGCAGAACTCTTCTACCTGCCTTACGAGCATGGCCCCAAGGCCATGCAGATGCTCAAGGAGTTCAACTGGCTGAGAGCTAACAGCAGTGTCGTCAGCGTCAActgcaaaagaaaagaaacagagAAG GTTGCAGAATGGCAGCTGAGGGCAGAGAAGTTTGAGGACATGTGCTGCTCTGTTATCCAGATGTTCACGCGCCTGTCCAATACAGCCAACCGCACGATCCTGTACGATCTCTACCCTTACATCTGGGACATCAAGAGCATCATTTCTATGGTCAAGTCCTTTGTCCAGTGGCTAG ATGGAAGAATCCACAGTACAAGTTTCTACTGCTATTGGATCGACAGTGGCCGAT GGTGTCGTAGTCAGTCCTCAGCACAATTCCCTAAAGGAGACCAAGAGCCGTGGGCCTTTAGGGGAGGTCTAGCAGGAGAGTTCCAG AGATTGTTGCCAATAGATGGTGCAAACGATCTTTTCTACCAGCCTCCCCCCTCAATGCCAACCTCCAAAATCTATTCCATGAGGCCGTACTTTGCCAAAGATGAG GCTTCAGTTTataaaatctgtaaagaaaTGTACTATGAAGGCATGGAGGATGCTCCTTCCTCAGACCAGGATCCTGACCTTATTGGTGACAA GTTGGTTGGAGGTCTTCTGTCTGTGAGCCCAGACTACGGCTTTGTCCTTGAAGATGATGAAGGTATCTGCGGTTACGCTGTGGGCACTGTCGATGTCAAGCCCTTCATCAAGAAATGCCAGATGAGCTGGATTCCTTTCATGCAAGAGAAGTACAATAAACCTGATGGTCAAAAGGACCTCACAGAGGCCGAG AAGATGATTTTGAGTTTccatgaggaagaggagggtctTCCTGATTCGTTTCTGTCCAACTTCCCTTCCCTCATCAAGGTGGATATTCATGCCAAAGTCACCGATCCTAGTGTGGCCAAAAGCATGATGGGATGTCTGTTATCTTCACTGAAGGCCAACG GCTCCCATGGTGCATTCTGTAAGGTCCGTCAGACCGACAAAAGAATGTTGGACTTTTACAGTAAGCTCGGATGCTTTGAGGTGGCTAAGATGGAGGGCTTTCCCAAAGATGTCATCATTATGGGGCGGAGCTTATGA
- the oga gene encoding protein O-GlcNAcase isoform X2, with amino-acid sequence MVQKDKTLETAPVEAEPSPSPISGDACAAGPGLVEESGIGVETTGHRKFISGVVEGFYGRPWTMEQRKELFRRQQKWGLNTYLYAPKDDYKHRMFWRELYSVEEAEQLMMLIGAAKEHGIEFIYAISPGLDITFSNQKEVSALKRKLDQVTHFGCKSFALLFDDIDHNMCPADKEVFSSFAHAQVSITNEIYQYLGEPETFLFCPTEYCGTFCYPSVSQSPYLHTVGEKLLPGIDILWTGPKVVSKDITVESIEEVSKILRRAPVIWDNIHANDYDQKRLFLGPYKGRSTELIPRLKGVLTNPNCEFESNFVAIHTLATWYKSNMNGVRKDVVMTDGEDSTVSIQIKLENEGSDEELETDMLYSPQLALKLALTEWLGEFGVPHQYNSRQVPQSGAKSTAIEVSSMAAPSLCSATTVTTVFQQPIMSPAMPPHCLEPHPMAKTQQEEEVEVEKKDSDEEPMEMVVEKQDEADAEEKHEGAVLADKMAEDLKPMDTDKESVAESKSSEESIQEDSGSDIAPMQTDDQLKQDVFVPGPNEKPLFTVEPLSIEDLSLLAELFYLPYEHGPKAMQMLKEFNWLRANSSVVSVNCKRKETEKVAEWQLRAEKFEDMCCSVIQMFTRLSNTANRTILYDLYPYIWDIKSIISMVKSFVQWLGCRSQSSAQFPKGDQEPWAFRGGLAGEFQRLLPIDGANDLFYQPPPSMPTSKIYSMRPYFAKDEASVYKICKEMYYEGMEDAPSSDQDPDLIGDKLVGGLLSVSPDYGFVLEDDEGICGYAVGTVDVKPFIKKCQMSWIPFMQEKYNKPDGQKDLTEAEKMILSFHEEEEGLPDSFLSNFPSLIKVDIHAKVTDPSVAKSMMGCLLSSLKANGSHGAFCKVRQTDKRMLDFYSKLGCFEVAKMEGFPKDVIIMGRSL; translated from the exons ATGGTCCAAAAAGATAAGACGTTGGAGACTGCTCCAGTGGAAGCCGAACCGAGCCCCAGCCCAATCTCGGGAGATGCTTGTGCTGCGGGCCCCGGCCTGGTAGAGGAATCCGGCATTGGCGTTGAAACGACGGGACACAGAAAATTCATCAGTGGAGTGGTGGAAG GGTTTTATGGACGACCATGGACAATGGAACAGAGGAAAGAATTGTTCAGGAG gcagcaaaaatggggttTGAATACGTACCTTTACGCCCCCAAAGATGACTACAAACATAGAATGTTCTGGAGGGAGTTGTACTCCGTGGAGGAAGCAG AGCAACTGATGATGCTAATTGGTGCCGCCAAAGAGCACGGGATTGAGTTCATCTATGCCATTTCCCCTGGACTCGACATCACCTTCTCCAATCAGAAAGAGGTTTCTGCACTCAAGAGGAAACTGGACCAG GTGACTCACTTTGGTTGCAAGTCATTTGCCTTACTCTTTGACGACATCGACCACAACATGTGCCCTGCTGACAAGGAGGTGTTCAGCTCTTTTGCACATGCTCAGGTTTCCATCACCAATGAAATCTACCAGTACCTAGGAGAGCCTGAaacctttcttttttgtccaacAG AGTACTGTGGAACCTTCTGCTACCCAAGTGTCTCTCAGTCTCCCTATCTGCACACAGTAGGAGAGAAGCTGCTGCCTGGCATTGACATTCTCTGGACAG GACCCAAGGTGGTGTCCAAAGACATCACAGTGGAGTCTATAGAGGAAGTATCCAAGATTCTCAGAAGAGCACCGGTGATCTGGGACAACATCCATGCCAACGACTATGACCAGAAGAGGCTTTTCTTGGGTCCCTACAAGGGTCGCTCCACAGAGCTTATCCCCAGATTAAAGGGTGTCCTCACAAACCCCAACTGCGAGTTTGAGTCCAACTTTGTTGCGATCCACACGCTGGCCACCTGGTACAAGTCGAACATGAACGGTGTGCGCAAGGATGTGGTCATGA CGGATGGTGAGGACAGCACAGTTTCCATTCAGATTAAGTTGGAGAATGAGGGCAGTGATGAAGAACTGGAGACAGACATGCTGTACAGCCCTCAGCTCGCTCTCAAGCTCGCTCTTACCGAGTGGCTTGGAGAATTTGGTGTGCCTCATCAGTACAACA GCCGACAGGTGCCTCAAAGCGGGGCCAAAAGTACAGCTATTGAAGTGTCATCCATGGCCGCTCCGTCTCTTTGCTCCGCTACCACGGTGACGACGGTGTTCCAACAGCCTATAATGTCTCCAGCCATGCCGCCTCATTGCCTGGAACCACACCCTatggcaaaaacacagcaggaaGAAGAG GTGGAGGTAGAGAAGAAGGATTCAGATGAGGAGCCAATGGAGATGGTAGTCGAGAAGCAGGATGAGGCTGATGCAGAAGAGAAACATGAGGGTGCAGTCTTGGCTGACAAGATGGCTGAAGACCTTAAGCCCATGGATACTGACAAGGAAAGCGTAGCAGAGTCCAAGTCTTCAGAAGAGTCCATACAGGAGGACTCTGGGAGTGACATTGCCCCTATGCAGACAGACGATCAACTCAAACAG GATGTGTTTGTGCCCGGTCCAAATGAAAAGCCCCTGTTCACAGTGGAGCCACTCTCCATTGAGGACCTAAGCCTGCTGGCAGAACTCTTCTACCTGCCTTACGAGCATGGCCCCAAGGCCATGCAGATGCTCAAGGAGTTCAACTGGCTGAGAGCTAACAGCAGTGTCGTCAGCGTCAActgcaaaagaaaagaaacagagAAG GTTGCAGAATGGCAGCTGAGGGCAGAGAAGTTTGAGGACATGTGCTGCTCTGTTATCCAGATGTTCACGCGCCTGTCCAATACAGCCAACCGCACGATCCTGTACGATCTCTACCCTTACATCTGGGACATCAAGAGCATCATTTCTATGGTCAAGTCCTTTGTCCAGTGGCTAG GGTGTCGTAGTCAGTCCTCAGCACAATTCCCTAAAGGAGACCAAGAGCCGTGGGCCTTTAGGGGAGGTCTAGCAGGAGAGTTCCAG AGATTGTTGCCAATAGATGGTGCAAACGATCTTTTCTACCAGCCTCCCCCCTCAATGCCAACCTCCAAAATCTATTCCATGAGGCCGTACTTTGCCAAAGATGAG GCTTCAGTTTataaaatctgtaaagaaaTGTACTATGAAGGCATGGAGGATGCTCCTTCCTCAGACCAGGATCCTGACCTTATTGGTGACAA GTTGGTTGGAGGTCTTCTGTCTGTGAGCCCAGACTACGGCTTTGTCCTTGAAGATGATGAAGGTATCTGCGGTTACGCTGTGGGCACTGTCGATGTCAAGCCCTTCATCAAGAAATGCCAGATGAGCTGGATTCCTTTCATGCAAGAGAAGTACAATAAACCTGATGGTCAAAAGGACCTCACAGAGGCCGAG AAGATGATTTTGAGTTTccatgaggaagaggagggtctTCCTGATTCGTTTCTGTCCAACTTCCCTTCCCTCATCAAGGTGGATATTCATGCCAAAGTCACCGATCCTAGTGTGGCCAAAAGCATGATGGGATGTCTGTTATCTTCACTGAAGGCCAACG GCTCCCATGGTGCATTCTGTAAGGTCCGTCAGACCGACAAAAGAATGTTGGACTTTTACAGTAAGCTCGGATGCTTTGAGGTGGCTAAGATGGAGGGCTTTCCCAAAGATGTCATCATTATGGGGCGGAGCTTATGA
- the oga gene encoding protein O-GlcNAcase isoform X1 yields MVQKDKTLETAPVEAEPSPSPISGDACAAGPGLVEESGIGVETTGHRKFISGVVEGFYGRPWTMEQRKELFRRQQKWGLNTYLYAPKDDYKHRMFWRELYSVEEAEQLMMLIGAAKEHGIEFIYAISPGLDITFSNQKEVSALKRKLDQVTHFGCKSFALLFDDIDHNMCPADKEVFSSFAHAQVSITNEIYQYLGEPETFLFCPTEYCGTFCYPSVSQSPYLHTVGEKLLPGIDILWTGPKVVSKDITVESIEEVSKILRRAPVIWDNIHANDYDQKRLFLGPYKGRSTELIPRLKGVLTNPNCEFESNFVAIHTLATWYKSNMNGVRKDVVMTDGEDSTVSIQIKLENEGSDEELETDMLYSPQLALKLALTEWLGEFGVPHQYNSRQVPQSGAKSTAIEVSSMAAPSLCSATTVTTVFQQPIMSPAMPPHCLEPHPMAKTQQEEEVEVEKKDSDEEPMEMVVEKQDEADAEEKHEGAVLADKMAEDLKPMDTDKESVAESKSSEESIQEDSGSDIAPMQTDDQLKQDVFVPGPNEKPLFTVEPLSIEDLSLLAELFYLPYEHGPKAMQMLKEFNWLRANSSVVSVNCKRKETEKVAEWQLRAEKFEDMCCSVIQMFTRLSNTANRTILYDLYPYIWDIKSIISMVKSFVQWLDGRIHSTSFYCYWIDSGRWCRSQSSAQFPKGDQEPWAFRGGLAGEFQRLLPIDGANDLFYQPPPSMPTSKIYSMRPYFAKDEASVYKICKEMYYEGMEDAPSSDQDPDLIGDKLVGGLLSVSPDYGFVLEDDEGICGYAVGTVDVKPFIKKCQMSWIPFMQEKYNKPDGQKDLTEAEKMILSFHEEEEGLPDSFLSNFPSLIKVDIHAKVTDPSVAKSMMGCLLSSLKANGSHGAFCKVRQTDKRMLDFYSKLGCFEVAKMEGFPKDVIIMGRSL; encoded by the exons ATGGTCCAAAAAGATAAGACGTTGGAGACTGCTCCAGTGGAAGCCGAACCGAGCCCCAGCCCAATCTCGGGAGATGCTTGTGCTGCGGGCCCCGGCCTGGTAGAGGAATCCGGCATTGGCGTTGAAACGACGGGACACAGAAAATTCATCAGTGGAGTGGTGGAAG GGTTTTATGGACGACCATGGACAATGGAACAGAGGAAAGAATTGTTCAGGAG gcagcaaaaatggggttTGAATACGTACCTTTACGCCCCCAAAGATGACTACAAACATAGAATGTTCTGGAGGGAGTTGTACTCCGTGGAGGAAGCAG AGCAACTGATGATGCTAATTGGTGCCGCCAAAGAGCACGGGATTGAGTTCATCTATGCCATTTCCCCTGGACTCGACATCACCTTCTCCAATCAGAAAGAGGTTTCTGCACTCAAGAGGAAACTGGACCAG GTGACTCACTTTGGTTGCAAGTCATTTGCCTTACTCTTTGACGACATCGACCACAACATGTGCCCTGCTGACAAGGAGGTGTTCAGCTCTTTTGCACATGCTCAGGTTTCCATCACCAATGAAATCTACCAGTACCTAGGAGAGCCTGAaacctttcttttttgtccaacAG AGTACTGTGGAACCTTCTGCTACCCAAGTGTCTCTCAGTCTCCCTATCTGCACACAGTAGGAGAGAAGCTGCTGCCTGGCATTGACATTCTCTGGACAG GACCCAAGGTGGTGTCCAAAGACATCACAGTGGAGTCTATAGAGGAAGTATCCAAGATTCTCAGAAGAGCACCGGTGATCTGGGACAACATCCATGCCAACGACTATGACCAGAAGAGGCTTTTCTTGGGTCCCTACAAGGGTCGCTCCACAGAGCTTATCCCCAGATTAAAGGGTGTCCTCACAAACCCCAACTGCGAGTTTGAGTCCAACTTTGTTGCGATCCACACGCTGGCCACCTGGTACAAGTCGAACATGAACGGTGTGCGCAAGGATGTGGTCATGA CGGATGGTGAGGACAGCACAGTTTCCATTCAGATTAAGTTGGAGAATGAGGGCAGTGATGAAGAACTGGAGACAGACATGCTGTACAGCCCTCAGCTCGCTCTCAAGCTCGCTCTTACCGAGTGGCTTGGAGAATTTGGTGTGCCTCATCAGTACAACA GCCGACAGGTGCCTCAAAGCGGGGCCAAAAGTACAGCTATTGAAGTGTCATCCATGGCCGCTCCGTCTCTTTGCTCCGCTACCACGGTGACGACGGTGTTCCAACAGCCTATAATGTCTCCAGCCATGCCGCCTCATTGCCTGGAACCACACCCTatggcaaaaacacagcaggaaGAAGAG GTGGAGGTAGAGAAGAAGGATTCAGATGAGGAGCCAATGGAGATGGTAGTCGAGAAGCAGGATGAGGCTGATGCAGAAGAGAAACATGAGGGTGCAGTCTTGGCTGACAAGATGGCTGAAGACCTTAAGCCCATGGATACTGACAAGGAAAGCGTAGCAGAGTCCAAGTCTTCAGAAGAGTCCATACAGGAGGACTCTGGGAGTGACATTGCCCCTATGCAGACAGACGATCAACTCAAACAG GATGTGTTTGTGCCCGGTCCAAATGAAAAGCCCCTGTTCACAGTGGAGCCACTCTCCATTGAGGACCTAAGCCTGCTGGCAGAACTCTTCTACCTGCCTTACGAGCATGGCCCCAAGGCCATGCAGATGCTCAAGGAGTTCAACTGGCTGAGAGCTAACAGCAGTGTCGTCAGCGTCAActgcaaaagaaaagaaacagagAAG GTTGCAGAATGGCAGCTGAGGGCAGAGAAGTTTGAGGACATGTGCTGCTCTGTTATCCAGATGTTCACGCGCCTGTCCAATACAGCCAACCGCACGATCCTGTACGATCTCTACCCTTACATCTGGGACATCAAGAGCATCATTTCTATGGTCAAGTCCTTTGTCCAGTGGCTAG ATGGAAGAATCCACAGTACAAGTTTCTACTGCTATTGGATCGACAGTGGCCGAT GGTGTCGTAGTCAGTCCTCAGCACAATTCCCTAAAGGAGACCAAGAGCCGTGGGCCTTTAGGGGAGGTCTAGCAGGAGAGTTCCAG AGATTGTTGCCAATAGATGGTGCAAACGATCTTTTCTACCAGCCTCCCCCCTCAATGCCAACCTCCAAAATCTATTCCATGAGGCCGTACTTTGCCAAAGATGAG GCTTCAGTTTataaaatctgtaaagaaaTGTACTATGAAGGCATGGAGGATGCTCCTTCCTCAGACCAGGATCCTGACCTTATTGGTGACAA GTTGGTTGGAGGTCTTCTGTCTGTGAGCCCAGACTACGGCTTTGTCCTTGAAGATGATGAAGGTATCTGCGGTTACGCTGTGGGCACTGTCGATGTCAAGCCCTTCATCAAGAAATGCCAGATGAGCTGGATTCCTTTCATGCAAGAGAAGTACAATAAACCTGATGGTCAAAAGGACCTCACAGAGGCCGAG AAGATGATTTTGAGTTTccatgaggaagaggagggtctTCCTGATTCGTTTCTGTCCAACTTCCCTTCCCTCATCAAGGTGGATATTCATGCCAAAGTCACCGATCCTAGTGTGGCCAAAAGCATGATGGGATGTCTGTTATCTTCACTGAAGGCCAACG GCTCCCATGGTGCATTCTGTAAGGTCCGTCAGACCGACAAAAGAATGTTGGACTTTTACAGTAAGCTCGGATGCTTTGAGGTGGCTAAGATGGAGGGCTTTCCCAAAGATGTCATCATTATGGGGCGGAGCTTATGA